The following proteins are co-located in the Paludibaculum fermentans genome:
- a CDS encoding SDR family oxidoreductase — protein MPSVFRDNLLAGQSAYITGGSSGICLGIAQLFAQHGARVGIQGRNPDKLAAAAQTLPCETFAADVRDFAATQACLQAFGPFDILVCGAAGNFPAPVLGMSANGFKAVVDIDLLGTFNTCRAAYDHLRKPGASVISISATHGSHPYEGQAHVCAAKAGVDMLNRVLALEWGPAGVRVNVIAPGPVDGTEGMRRLAPTPEARAKTMAAVPLGRFAEIREIAEAALFLASSAASYITGTVLTVDGGVTLSAGRAFLSGV, from the coding sequence ATGCCCAGCGTATTCCGTGACAACCTGCTCGCCGGCCAGTCGGCCTACATCACTGGAGGCTCCAGCGGGATCTGCCTCGGAATCGCCCAACTCTTCGCCCAACACGGAGCCCGCGTCGGCATCCAGGGCCGCAATCCCGATAAGCTGGCCGCCGCTGCCCAGACGCTCCCCTGCGAAACCTTCGCCGCCGACGTCCGCGACTTCGCCGCCACCCAAGCCTGCCTGCAGGCCTTCGGCCCCTTCGACATCCTCGTCTGCGGAGCCGCCGGCAACTTCCCCGCGCCCGTCCTCGGTATGTCCGCCAATGGCTTCAAGGCCGTCGTCGACATCGATCTCCTCGGCACCTTCAACACCTGCCGCGCCGCCTATGATCACCTGCGCAAGCCCGGCGCCTCCGTCATCTCCATCTCCGCCACGCACGGCTCCCACCCTTATGAAGGCCAGGCCCACGTCTGTGCAGCCAAAGCCGGGGTCGACATGCTGAACCGGGTACTCGCCCTGGAATGGGGCCCCGCCGGAGTCCGCGTGAACGTCATCGCGCCCGGCCCCGTCGACGGCACCGAAGGCATGCGCCGCCTGGCGCCGACCCCCGAGGCCCGCGCCAAAACCATGGCCGCCGTCCCGCTCGGCCGGTTCGCCGAGATCCGTGAGATCGCCGAGGCCGCCCTCTTTCTCGCCTCCTCCGCGGCGTCCTACATCACCGGCACCGTCCTGACCGTTGACGGCGGAGTCACCCTCTCCGCCGGCCGCGCGTTCCTCTCCGGGGTGTGA
- a CDS encoding APC family permease: protein MTSSPTLLRRLGLYSATALVISNMVGTGIFTSTGFLAGDLGDPKLVLGIWLVGAIIALAGAFSYSELGVNFPASGGEYVYLTRAYGPTLGFMSGWVSFFAGFSAPIAAAALALSDYLGYFFPALKQQNAWFRWSAGEIGFQFGGAQIMAAGIILVFTVLNLFGVEFIARIQNTLTSVKILVMVAFIGFGLLMGHGDWSHLTQSTVRTSSAPLTAQFAISLFWIYVGYSGWNAATYIAEELQKPERTLPLALTIGTILVAGLYLLFNVVFIYATPLSEMKGVLAVGSLTAKALFGEKVAGLFSGLLAISLMSTVNAMVTIGPRLYYAMAKNGAFLPVAAKIHPEWRTPVPAILCQGACAMLMTLINFGNLMTYIGYLLSLFAMLAVASLFKFRGRPGWQKLGVVSFAYPLIPLLFVVPGVVLVFVGLRFAPVISALAAATLVSGALVYRFRLRDRVVE from the coding sequence ATGACCTCTTCCCCCACTCTTCTTAGACGTTTGGGTCTTTACTCGGCTACCGCGCTCGTCATCTCGAACATGGTGGGCACCGGCATCTTTACCTCGACCGGCTTCCTCGCCGGCGATCTGGGTGATCCCAAACTGGTGCTTGGCATCTGGCTGGTCGGCGCCATCATCGCTTTGGCCGGAGCATTTTCCTATTCCGAGCTGGGGGTCAACTTTCCTGCGTCCGGTGGCGAGTATGTCTATCTGACCCGCGCCTACGGCCCCACGCTCGGCTTCATGAGCGGCTGGGTCAGCTTCTTCGCCGGCTTCTCGGCGCCCATCGCCGCCGCCGCCCTCGCCCTCTCCGATTACCTGGGCTACTTCTTCCCCGCGCTCAAACAGCAGAACGCCTGGTTCCGCTGGAGCGCCGGCGAAATCGGCTTTCAGTTCGGTGGAGCCCAGATCATGGCCGCCGGCATCATCCTCGTCTTCACGGTGCTCAATCTCTTTGGCGTGGAATTCATCGCCCGCATCCAGAACACACTCACCTCGGTGAAGATCCTCGTCATGGTCGCCTTCATCGGCTTCGGCTTGCTGATGGGGCACGGCGACTGGAGCCACCTCACCCAATCCACCGTCCGCACCTCCAGCGCGCCGCTCACCGCCCAGTTCGCCATCAGCCTCTTCTGGATCTACGTCGGTTACAGCGGCTGGAACGCGGCTACCTACATCGCGGAAGAGTTGCAGAAGCCTGAACGGACCCTCCCGCTCGCCTTGACCATCGGCACCATCCTCGTCGCCGGACTCTACCTGCTCTTCAACGTGGTCTTCATTTACGCGACTCCGCTCTCCGAGATGAAGGGTGTCCTCGCTGTGGGTTCGTTAACGGCGAAGGCGCTCTTTGGGGAGAAGGTGGCGGGCCTCTTCAGCGGCCTGCTGGCCATCTCGCTGATGTCCACTGTGAACGCCATGGTGACCATCGGACCCCGCCTCTACTACGCCATGGCCAAGAACGGCGCCTTCCTGCCTGTTGCCGCCAAGATCCACCCCGAATGGCGCACTCCGGTGCCGGCCATCCTCTGCCAGGGCGCCTGTGCAATGCTGATGACGCTCATCAACTTCGGCAACCTGATGACCTACATCGGCTACCTGCTCAGCCTGTTCGCCATGCTGGCCGTGGCCAGCCTCTTCAAGTTCCGCGGCCGGCCCGGCTGGCAGAAACTGGGTGTGGTCAGCTTCGCTTACCCGCTCATTCCGCTGCTGTTCGTGGTGCCCGGCGTGGTTCTGGTTTTTGTTGGATTGCGCTTCGCGCCCGTGATTTCGGCCCTGGCCGCCGCCACTCTGGTTTCCGGAGCGTTGGTCTACCGCTTCCGCCTGCGCGACCGGGTCGTGGAATAG
- a CDS encoding DUF7948 domain-containing protein, translated as MRILPFLTIAAAVTAVAGTSPSDPRKALSLLPAWFEPAPDNTRFTSHITSMPVSIDASGAVLGGKLRMSLAGGQPKARLEGVQRQAATSTYFVGRQRDKWRADVPHFDRVAVRGAYPGIDVLYYAQDKRLEYDFLVQPGSDPKAIRLRFSGIKPKLAASGELELSAGIRQHAPVAYQMRDGQRVPVASSYEIARNGEVGFRLGAYDRKLPLVIDPVVSWSGYVVGNTSDIINAVVADPAGGFWVAGSALAQVDIPEDTNPYYLTNSGLQDIFLAKIVPDGTAWKLVYWSYIGGTANDEANGLTWFGNRLAMTGSTASTDFPLSGNAFQLELGDPNPDNEDADDDEVAGGIDAFVFVYDPSAGGLDTLTYSTYYGGTGTDVGQAIAAGPNGMLAITGYTNSGVLYGATEGVALQPSNRGGQDTFVAVLRPFADTVPGTLIMSTFLGGNSTDVANSIGFDSKGMVYVAGTTLSNDFPLAGASYQSTAKAGGNVFFTKLDPTKTAFDSLLYSTYIGGRGIDSGQAMVIDSQDRAWIAGYTTSNDLPVTPGAYQLSLAGGVDAFLLAVDPSKTGAAIIPYCTYFGDTGTDIAYGLAQSPKDGSFTLGGYTTSANFPQKNIDGYTKPPVRLVESWAARIDPTKFDASALVWSLTFGGNLNDVVTTIAVDAQGSAFLAGFSNSNNLPVSSGQVKPTDAATDTGFFFLVK; from the coding sequence ATGCGCATCCTGCCGTTCCTTACCATCGCCGCCGCCGTGACCGCCGTCGCAGGCACGAGCCCCTCCGATCCCCGTAAGGCTCTCAGCCTGTTACCGGCCTGGTTCGAACCGGCACCGGACAACACGCGCTTTACCTCTCACATTACTTCCATGCCGGTGTCGATCGACGCGTCTGGTGCGGTACTGGGCGGCAAGCTGCGGATGTCCCTCGCCGGCGGCCAGCCCAAGGCCCGGCTGGAAGGGGTGCAGCGGCAGGCGGCCACTTCCACCTATTTCGTCGGCCGGCAGCGGGACAAGTGGCGGGCCGATGTGCCCCATTTTGATCGGGTTGCCGTGCGCGGCGCCTATCCGGGCATCGACGTTCTCTACTACGCCCAGGACAAGCGCCTGGAGTATGACTTCCTGGTCCAGCCCGGTTCCGACCCGAAGGCCATTCGCCTGCGTTTCTCCGGCATAAAGCCGAAGCTGGCGGCCTCCGGCGAGCTCGAACTTTCGGCTGGCATTCGCCAACATGCTCCCGTGGCCTACCAGATGCGGGACGGTCAGCGCGTGCCCGTTGCCAGTTCCTATGAGATTGCCCGCAACGGTGAAGTGGGCTTCCGTCTCGGTGCCTACGACCGCAAGTTGCCGCTGGTGATCGACCCCGTGGTCTCCTGGTCCGGCTATGTAGTCGGCAACACCTCCGACATCATCAACGCGGTGGTAGCGGATCCGGCGGGTGGATTCTGGGTGGCGGGTTCGGCCCTCGCCCAGGTGGACATCCCCGAAGACACCAATCCGTACTATTTGACGAATAGCGGGCTGCAGGACATCTTCCTGGCGAAGATCGTGCCGGATGGCACTGCCTGGAAACTGGTTTATTGGAGCTACATCGGCGGCACGGCCAACGACGAAGCTAATGGTCTCACCTGGTTCGGCAACCGCCTGGCGATGACGGGCAGCACGGCTTCCACCGATTTCCCCTTGAGCGGCAATGCCTTCCAGTTGGAGCTCGGCGATCCGAACCCTGACAACGAAGACGCCGACGACGACGAAGTCGCGGGCGGTATCGACGCGTTTGTGTTCGTGTACGATCCGTCGGCCGGCGGTCTCGATACTCTCACTTATTCCACGTATTACGGCGGCACCGGCACGGATGTCGGCCAAGCCATCGCGGCCGGTCCCAACGGAATGCTGGCCATCACCGGCTATACGAACTCCGGCGTACTGTATGGCGCCACGGAAGGCGTAGCGCTGCAGCCCTCGAATCGCGGCGGCCAGGATACGTTCGTCGCCGTTCTCCGGCCGTTTGCGGATACCGTGCCCGGCACCCTGATTATGTCCACGTTCCTGGGCGGCAACTCCACCGACGTGGCCAATTCGATCGGGTTCGACAGCAAAGGTATGGTCTATGTTGCCGGTACGACGCTGTCGAACGACTTCCCGCTGGCGGGCGCCAGCTACCAGTCCACGGCGAAGGCCGGCGGTAACGTCTTCTTCACCAAGCTGGATCCCACCAAGACCGCTTTTGATTCGTTGCTCTATTCGACCTATATCGGCGGCCGCGGTATTGATTCCGGCCAAGCCATGGTCATCGACTCGCAGGACCGGGCCTGGATCGCGGGCTACACCACCTCCAACGACCTGCCGGTGACCCCGGGCGCCTATCAGCTCTCCCTGGCGGGTGGCGTCGACGCGTTCCTGCTGGCGGTGGATCCCTCGAAGACCGGCGCGGCGATCATCCCCTACTGCACCTACTTTGGTGACACCGGGACCGACATCGCCTACGGTTTGGCCCAAAGCCCCAAGGATGGCTCCTTCACCCTGGGCGGCTACACGACCTCGGCCAACTTCCCCCAGAAGAACATCGACGGCTACACGAAGCCGCCCGTGCGTCTGGTGGAATCCTGGGCCGCGCGCATCGACCCGACGAAATTCGACGCTTCCGCCCTGGTCTGGTCGCTCACCTTCGGCGGCAACCTGAACGACGTGGTCACGACCATTGCGGTGGACGCGCAGGGCAGCGCGTTTCTGGCCGGCTTCAGCAATTCCAACAACCTGCCGGTCTCCAGCGGACAGGTGAAGCCTACCGACGCGGCCACCGATACCGGCTTCTTCTTTTTGGTCAAGTAA
- a CDS encoding efflux RND transporter periplasmic adaptor subunit: protein MNLNRPIFLFLSAVPLLFLSACARNAPAAAKKDTGPVQVNVARVSVRSIQRSVEGIGTLFPFDEAIISAETDGPLQQVSADLGDLVAQGQVLARISDEEARYLVSQQEAQLRQSLERLGLKDDKDRLQDVREAPDVRRAKADLFEVEIRYKRTRELVDQGIGPKSDLDQAQARFQSAQAAYDQTLNQTRNLVQEIERYKASLDLQRKKLRDTTVRAPFAAFVKDRQAVVGAYVRANSPLFTLVKIDPIRLRVEVPERMAPWVKLGQRAEVIVEAFEGRKFEGRVSRISPTVDQTKRTFVVEALIQNSKNELKPGSYARARLDTDKMENIRVVPPQAILYVLGTNKSYVVKKDASIDVRDVKVGDRFPKEIEILEGLNEGETVAISSLTRLDMGSKVKISAAEAN from the coding sequence ATGAACTTGAATCGTCCCATTTTCTTATTTCTTAGCGCCGTCCCCCTACTGTTCCTCTCTGCCTGCGCCCGCAACGCTCCGGCTGCCGCAAAGAAAGACACCGGCCCCGTCCAGGTGAACGTGGCGCGTGTCTCGGTTCGTTCCATTCAACGCTCGGTGGAAGGAATCGGAACGCTTTTCCCGTTTGATGAGGCCATCATCAGCGCGGAAACGGACGGTCCGCTGCAACAGGTGAGCGCCGACCTGGGCGATCTCGTGGCGCAGGGCCAGGTGCTGGCCCGCATCTCCGATGAAGAAGCACGCTATCTGGTTTCCCAGCAGGAGGCCCAGTTGCGCCAATCATTGGAGCGCCTGGGCTTAAAGGACGACAAGGATCGCCTGCAGGACGTCCGCGAGGCGCCCGATGTGCGGCGCGCCAAGGCGGATCTGTTTGAAGTGGAAATCCGCTACAAGCGCACCCGCGAACTGGTGGATCAGGGCATTGGCCCGAAATCGGACCTGGATCAGGCACAGGCCCGGTTCCAATCGGCGCAGGCCGCCTACGACCAGACGCTGAACCAGACCCGCAACCTTGTCCAGGAGATCGAGCGCTACAAGGCCAGCCTCGACCTGCAGCGCAAGAAGCTGCGCGATACGACCGTGCGCGCGCCCTTTGCCGCCTTTGTGAAGGATCGCCAGGCGGTTGTCGGCGCCTACGTTCGTGCCAACTCGCCCCTGTTTACCCTGGTGAAGATCGATCCCATCCGCCTGCGTGTGGAAGTGCCGGAACGCATGGCTCCCTGGGTGAAGCTGGGCCAGCGCGCGGAAGTCATCGTCGAGGCCTTTGAGGGCCGGAAGTTCGAAGGCAGGGTTTCGCGCATCTCCCCGACGGTGGACCAGACCAAGCGCACGTTTGTCGTGGAAGCGCTCATCCAGAACAGCAAGAACGAGCTCAAGCCGGGCTCCTATGCCCGCGCCCGGCTGGATACCGACAAGATGGAGAACATCCGTGTCGTGCCCCCGCAGGCAATTCTGTACGTCCTTGGTACGAATAAGTCCTACGTCGTGAAGAAAGACGCCTCGATCGACGTGCGCGATGTGAAGGTCGGCGACCGGTTCCCGAAGGAGATCGAGATCCTTGAGGGGCTGAATGAGGGCGAGACGGTTGCCATCTCGAGCCTGACGCGGCTGGATATGGGATCAAAGGTCAAGATTTCGGCCGCTGAAGCGAACTGA
- a CDS encoding sigma-54 interaction domain-containing protein, whose amino-acid sequence MRAIVASPRMLAALDLAERVARTSATVLVQGESGSGKELIARALHHLSLRASRPWVDISCGALPEHLIESELFGYERGAFSGADSAKPGLFELANTGTLFLDEIGELEPRMQVKLLRVLDGMPYYRLGGTKKITVDVRVLTATNVDLEVAVSEGRFRRDLYHRLSQMTLRVPPLRERPEDTQALALHFLSLHDPSVHMSAEALEALVYHSWPGNVRELRNVITRAAILARNGVILSSDLELPVRLQSIPPRTPVEIGSSSQAGAANHPAAHGAILDGLERETIMRVLDETHGHRQRAADLLGISRRTLSRKLRQYRLEEEPSEMLVNGHKWSHDRELPGKTA is encoded by the coding sequence ATGCGAGCCATCGTTGCCAGTCCGCGGATGCTGGCTGCCCTTGACCTGGCCGAACGCGTGGCCCGGACCTCGGCCACGGTCCTCGTCCAGGGTGAGAGCGGCAGCGGTAAGGAATTGATTGCCCGGGCTTTACATCATCTGTCTCTACGCGCCAGCCGGCCCTGGGTCGACATCAGTTGCGGAGCTCTGCCGGAACACCTTATCGAGAGCGAGCTCTTCGGATACGAGCGCGGAGCCTTCAGCGGAGCCGATTCCGCCAAACCCGGGCTCTTCGAACTGGCCAATACCGGCACGCTCTTTCTTGACGAAATTGGCGAATTAGAGCCGCGCATGCAGGTGAAATTGCTACGCGTGTTGGATGGTATGCCGTACTACCGCCTTGGTGGTACTAAGAAAATCACTGTCGATGTGCGCGTCCTGACCGCCACAAATGTTGACCTGGAAGTAGCGGTTTCCGAAGGGCGCTTCCGCCGCGACCTCTACCACCGGCTCAGCCAGATGACCCTCCGTGTGCCGCCACTGCGGGAACGGCCCGAGGATACGCAGGCGCTGGCGCTGCACTTCCTCAGCCTGCACGACCCGTCCGTGCACATGTCCGCTGAAGCCCTGGAAGCTCTGGTCTATCATTCCTGGCCGGGCAATGTCAGGGAGTTGAGGAATGTCATTACGCGCGCGGCGATCCTGGCGCGCAACGGTGTGATCCTCAGTTCCGACCTCGAACTGCCCGTCCGGCTGCAATCCATTCCGCCGCGCACGCCGGTGGAAATCGGAAGTTCCTCCCAGGCCGGGGCCGCGAACCATCCGGCCGCCCACGGCGCAATCCTGGACGGGCTGGAACGCGAAACGATCATGCGAGTGCTGGACGAGACCCACGGCCACCGGCAGCGAGCGGCCGATCTGTTGGGCATCTCACGCCGCACATTGAGTCGAAAACTCAGACAATACCGTCTGGAAGAAGAACCGTCCGAAATGCTGGTGAATGGCCATAAGTGGAGTCATGACAGAGAGTTACCTGGAAAAACGGCGTGA
- a CDS encoding PilZ domain-containing protein, whose product MTESYLEKRREPRFRAEGRVTFKAVDGAEAASFEGRLIDVSETGFRAAHTDTGLARGQEVLFEHSKAQGRARAIWNRILDGEVQTGFLVIAGERT is encoded by the coding sequence ATGACAGAGAGTTACCTGGAAAAACGGCGTGAGCCCCGATTTCGCGCTGAAGGCCGAGTCACCTTTAAGGCGGTGGACGGCGCCGAGGCCGCGTCATTCGAAGGCCGCCTGATCGACGTCAGTGAAACCGGCTTCCGTGCCGCCCATACCGATACCGGGCTGGCGCGCGGCCAGGAAGTGTTGTTTGAACACAGCAAGGCCCAGGGCCGCGCCCGGGCCATCTGGAACCGCATCCTGGACGGCGAAGTCCAGACCGGGTTTCTGGTGATCGCCGGCGAGCGCACTTGA
- a CDS encoding diguanylate cyclase, whose product MSNVAKTYTRIMIVLGIAVFLPQLRYWSNQDPVQYLSYFTLAILASVLQVGYHTDLGVVPINLLFVLITLRSLSPAETMALGAASALAQTWMSSKKSRSRIMDSLFAVSVMCIAIALADYASRGVFVVEGRREINDALRAILTGATFFVGISFPWATKEALETKVKMPVIWKNRYFWMLPFYVAGAVLAGIFDIARGEVGWQLPVLAVPVLFLLYRSYRIYMARLEDGRSHAEEMASLHLRTIEALALAIDAKDQTTHEHLERVQVYAMEVGKELGLNESDMEALRAASLLHDIGKLAVPEHIISKPGRLTPEEFEKMKIHPVVGAEILERVRFPYPVVPIVRAHHEKWDGSGYPDGRWGEDIPIGARILSAVDCLDALASDRQYRKAMPLDQAIGVVVQEAGRAFDPRVVEVLARRYVELERMAKARKIEPLKLSTDIKIEAGAAPAAGFEGSDKSPAAKAAAILDQPDFLSKIAAARHEAHALFELAQNLGSSLSLDETLSVLSVRLKRLVPYDSMAVYIRRENLLHPEFVSGDNFRLFSALEIPVGQGLSGWVAENSKPILNGNPSVEPGYLNDPSKFSTLRSALAVPLQGVNGVIGVLALYSSERDSFTKDHLRVLLVVSSKLSLAIENALRYRQAETSATTDFLTGLPNARSLFLHLDSEIARCKRSGEVVSLLVCDLDNFKQINDQYGHLEGNKALKVVATALRGNCREYDYVARMGGDEFVVVLPGLDAANAAQRAEHIRKMVLEEARLQTGLELSVSIGSATYPHGGADAEDLLSSADRVMYKVKAASPERLRSQKNWALWQQNTQGTQTIH is encoded by the coding sequence ATGTCGAACGTGGCGAAGACCTATACCCGGATCATGATTGTTCTCGGAATCGCTGTGTTCCTGCCGCAGCTGCGGTATTGGAGCAACCAGGATCCGGTACAGTACCTCAGCTACTTCACGCTCGCCATTCTGGCCTCGGTACTGCAGGTCGGCTACCACACGGACCTGGGCGTGGTGCCCATCAACCTGCTCTTTGTTCTCATCACATTGCGATCGCTTTCCCCGGCCGAGACGATGGCCCTGGGCGCCGCGAGCGCGCTGGCGCAGACGTGGATGTCGTCGAAGAAGTCGCGCAGCAGGATCATGGACAGCCTGTTTGCCGTCTCCGTCATGTGCATCGCCATCGCTCTCGCCGACTACGCGTCGCGAGGGGTGTTCGTGGTCGAAGGCCGGCGGGAAATCAACGACGCGTTGCGGGCGATCCTCACCGGCGCCACCTTCTTTGTAGGGATCTCGTTCCCGTGGGCCACGAAAGAGGCGCTGGAGACCAAGGTCAAAATGCCGGTGATCTGGAAGAATCGCTACTTCTGGATGCTGCCGTTCTACGTAGCCGGCGCCGTGCTGGCTGGGATTTTCGACATAGCCCGGGGGGAAGTGGGCTGGCAGTTGCCTGTGCTGGCCGTGCCTGTCCTGTTTCTGCTCTACCGCTCGTACCGTATCTATATGGCCCGGCTGGAAGACGGCCGGTCGCACGCGGAAGAGATGGCTTCGTTGCACCTGCGCACGATCGAGGCGCTGGCGCTCGCCATCGACGCCAAGGACCAGACCACGCACGAGCACCTGGAGCGCGTGCAGGTCTATGCCATGGAAGTGGGCAAGGAATTGGGTTTGAACGAGTCGGATATGGAAGCCCTGCGGGCGGCTTCGCTGCTCCACGACATCGGCAAGCTGGCCGTGCCGGAGCATATCATCTCTAAGCCCGGCCGCCTGACGCCTGAAGAGTTCGAAAAGATGAAGATTCACCCGGTGGTCGGAGCCGAGATCCTGGAGCGGGTCCGGTTTCCCTACCCCGTGGTACCGATTGTGCGCGCACACCATGAGAAGTGGGACGGCAGCGGCTATCCCGATGGACGTTGGGGGGAAGACATCCCGATCGGCGCGCGAATCCTTTCCGCCGTCGATTGCCTGGACGCCCTGGCCAGCGATCGGCAGTACCGCAAGGCGATGCCGCTGGATCAGGCGATTGGCGTGGTCGTGCAGGAGGCTGGACGCGCCTTCGACCCGCGGGTGGTCGAGGTGTTGGCGCGGCGCTATGTCGAACTGGAGCGCATGGCCAAGGCGCGCAAGATCGAGCCGCTCAAACTGAGCACCGATATCAAGATTGAAGCCGGGGCGGCGCCCGCCGCCGGATTCGAAGGCTCGGACAAATCGCCCGCGGCCAAAGCCGCCGCCATTCTCGACCAGCCCGACTTTCTCAGCAAGATTGCAGCCGCCCGGCACGAGGCGCATGCGCTGTTTGAACTCGCCCAGAACCTGGGCAGCTCCCTGAGCCTGGATGAGACGCTGTCGGTGCTGAGCGTCCGCCTGAAGCGACTGGTGCCCTACGACTCGATGGCCGTCTATATCCGGCGGGAAAACCTGCTGCATCCCGAGTTTGTCAGCGGCGACAATTTCCGCCTATTCTCCGCGCTGGAGATTCCCGTGGGGCAGGGCTTGTCCGGCTGGGTCGCCGAGAATTCAAAGCCAATCCTGAACGGCAACCCATCCGTGGAACCTGGCTACCTGAACGATCCCTCGAAGTTCTCTACCCTGCGGAGCGCCCTGGCCGTGCCGCTGCAAGGCGTAAATGGCGTCATCGGGGTGCTGGCGCTGTATAGCAGCGAACGCGACTCCTTCACGAAAGACCATCTGCGAGTGCTGCTGGTGGTGAGCTCCAAGCTGTCGCTGGCGATCGAGAACGCCCTCCGCTACCGGCAGGCCGAGACCTCCGCGACGACCGATTTCCTCACCGGGCTGCCCAATGCGCGGTCGCTGTTCCTACATCTTGACAGTGAGATTGCGCGCTGCAAGCGCAGCGGCGAGGTGGTCTCGCTGCTTGTTTGCGACCTCGACAACTTCAAGCAGATTAACGATCAGTACGGCCACCTGGAGGGCAACAAAGCCCTGAAGGTGGTGGCCACGGCGCTGCGGGGCAATTGCCGGGAGTACGACTACGTGGCGCGCATGGGCGGCGATGAGTTTGTGGTCGTGCTGCCGGGCCTGGATGCCGCCAACGCGGCGCAGCGCGCGGAGCACATTCGCAAAATGGTACTGGAAGAGGCACGGCTGCAGACGGGGCTCGAACTGTCGGTCTCGATCGGCAGCGCCACGTATCCTCACGGCGGAGCCGATGCCGAGGATCTGCTTTCGTCAGCCGATCGCGTGATGTACAAGGTGAAGGCGGCCAGTCCGGAACGCCTGCGTTCGCAGAAGAACTGGGCGCTCTGGCAGCAGAACACCCAGGGTACGCAGACGATTCACTGA